From Chryseobacterium camelliae:
TGGCCAACTTTACCAAAGGTGAGGCGGATACGCTGAGAAAAGCTATGGGTAAAAAACAGATTGACGTTCTGAATAAAATGTACCCGAAGTTTATTGAAGGCGGAAAGAAAAACAATCTCGACGAAGAGAAACTGAATAAAATCTGGAATGACTGGAAAGCATTTGCTGAATATGCATTTAACAAATCCCATTCTACCTGCTATGCATTAGTTGCGTATCATACGGCTTACCTGAAGGCAAATTATCCTGCGGAATATATGGCCAGTGTAATGAGTAACAACATCAACAATACCGCCCAGATTACCATGTTCATGGAAGACTGCAAAAGTATGGGTGTGGATGTTTTGGGTCCTGATGTCAATGAATCTCAGTATAAGTTCTCTGTGAACGAAAAAGGGCAGATCCGCTTCGGGCTTGGTGCAATCAAAGGAATCGGCGAGGGGCCAAGTGAGGCTATTACCCGTGAACGTGAAAAAGGAAGATTTAAAAATATATATGACTTTTTTGAACGCATCCTTCCTTCACAGATGAATAAAAGGGTGGCGGAAAGTTTAGTGGTGGCCGGTGCATTTGATGAACTGGATATATACCACAGAGGTCAGTATTTTGATATCGATTCAGCTGGCAGAACCAATCTGGAGAGGCTGATCAGGTATGGTCAAAGTTTCCAGGAAAGCAAAAACGAAATGGAGCATTCTCTCTTTGCGGATTTTGCTGAAGAAGTACAGATTGAGCAGCCAAAACTGCCTCCATGCCCGGAATGGCCGAATATGCATAAATTAAATAAGGAAAAAGAAATTATTGGATTTTACCTATCTGCACATCCTCTGGATGAATTCAGGTATCATTTCCAGTTTATGCAGGGACAGCTTTCCAAGAAAAAAGTATTGGAAAAAGATGAAGAAGAAAAGATTACACAAGATGTGCCACCCATTCTGGAACCGGAAACTCAGTTTGACTCTATAGATGTTGCAGAAATCATTCCCGATGAAATTATTGCCGGTGAGGAGGAAATCATAGAAGAAACCACCAAAAAGGCAGAGCCTAAAGGCACATTCGGATTTCTGAACCTGGATGAGTTAGATGCATATAAAGAACAGACTTTTGCCCATAAACAGGAAGAGCTTTTTGAAGAGAAAAAGAAAGACTGGAAACAGATCCAGAAAGACCGTGAAAACGGTGGTGGAGGAAAAGAGTATACTGTTGCCGGACTCATTACGGAATACCGCGTTCAGGATGGCTTCCGGAGCGGTGAGAAGGTAGCTTTTCTTACGCTTGAAGACTACTCGGGATCCTATTCGTTCAGGCTGGGAGACCGGGATTATATGCGGCTAAAAGAAAAACTTGAGGTGCAGAGGTTTGTGATCCTTAAGATTAAATTTGCCCAGGTGAAAGACGGCCGCGTATTTGTGAACGTCAATGAAGTAATTGAGCTGCAGGAAGCGTTTGAGCGTTTTGCAAAAAGTATTTCGCTGGTAATGGATGTCATGGATTTCAGACAGGAAGATCTTGTCTTTTTTCAGAATATAGTGGAAAAAAACAGAGGTGACCAGAAGCTGAAATTCTTTATTAAGAATACTGAGGATGAGGCGCAGCTGGAAGTGCAGTCCATGAGGCATTCTGTGAGTCTGAATGGAGACCTGATTAAAGAGATCCAGTTGCTGAATAAATATGAATTTTACCTGAATTAAAGTATTATATTCATAATGGAAAAGTGGCTTGTAAACAGCCACTTTTTTTGTTTTTAATCTCATTAAAGCCATTAATCAAAATTTTACATCAAATTCATCAATTTCTTTATTACTAACTTTAAAATTAGAGTCTAAAAAGTAATTTCAATTTATAATAATAGGATAGGAGCTAATTTTTTTTCAATATAAATAAACATATTATTCTGATCGAAAAAAGTAGAGTTATTTTATTAAATATTTGAAAATCATAATATTAATTTAAATCCTTATAATGAGATAAAGATAATATTATTAAATGTCTGTTTAATATTTTATAAACTATATCAATTTTATAGATTACATTGATAATATAAATCATGGATTATTGTGTATACCTTAAAAATATTTATACATTTGTAGCCTAATTTAATCTTTTTACCCCTTATGAAACGAATTCTACTCATGTGCTTGATGTGGCTGGCTTCCAGTATGTCTGCACAGATTACCCTGGGCTCTGGTACTAACAAAGGGCCCGCTCCGGTAAGTACCTATTACGGATACTCGTATGTTCAGCAGATTTTTCCAAAATCTGAGATCAATGCCAATGCTGCCGGTAATATTACAGGGTTGAAGTTTTACTTATCTTCAACAGCTACACTTACCAATTCCAATGCCTGGGTGGTTTACATCGGTCATACCAGTAAGACGTCTTTTACCTCCACATCAGATTGGGTTCCTGTAGCCAACCTTACCAAAGTATTTGACGGTACAGTAACCAACAATGCAGGGGTTGTGGAAGTGACTTTCACTACACCATTTGCCTACAATAATGTAGATAATCTGGTTATTGCGGCAGAAGAAAATCAGTCGGGATATGATTCCAATAACTCTTCTGAAGCCATGTATGTGTATGCTTCTTCTGCTAATTCAACTTTGTATTACAGAAATGACACTACCAATCCGGATCCTGCAGGAACGCTTCCTGCAGGAACGCTGTACGGAAGCAAATCTCTTGTTACTCTGGTAGGCCTTACAGCAAGTGCAACTCCTTCCTGCCCTGTTGTTACGGCTCCTGCTGCAGCCGCTACAGGTGTTTCTGTAACACCAACTATTTCCTGGAGTTCCGTTAACAGTGCAACAGGATATAAGTTATCTGTAGGAACTACCGCAGGTGGTACAGATGTTTTAAACAATCAGGATATTACAAGTGGGACCTCTTACACTTTTACAACACCTTTACAGTATTCCAAGCAATACTATTATTCTGTAAATGCATACAGTGCTGGAGGAACATCAGCTGGATGTGCCCAGAACAGTTTTACGACAGCCAATATTCCTTGTCCTGTAGTGACGGCGCCTGCATTGGGAGCGTTTGGAGTTTCTACAACACCAACTATTACATGGACTGCCGTAACAGGGGCTACAGGTTATAAGCTATCTGTAGGAACTACTTCCGGAGGAACCAATGTATTGAACAATCAGGACCTAGGTAATGTGACTTCATATACTTTCTCTTCAGCTCTAAACGCCGGGACGAAGTATTATTATACACTGAATTCATATAATGCAAATTCTACGTCTGCATCATGTACAGAAAGAACATTCTCTACTTTATGTGCTGCTGCAACAACATTCTCTCAGAATTTTGATAGCATAACCACACCAGACTGGCCAATGTGCTGGGGTAAAGTAGGAAGTACAGGTAGTGCCTATACTCAGGCGAGTACAGCTATATCTTCCCCGAATAATATGTACATCTATGCTTCTTCCACTACTTCACTTCCGGTAGTTTCAATGCCGCCTGTGAGTACATTGCAATCCGGTAACTACAGACTTAGATTCAAGGCAAGAGGAAACTCCACTGCCGGAGGTAAGATAGAAGTAGGATATTTAACCAACCCTGCAGATGCTACCACATTTGTTAATTTGTCTACTTTTACCACAACGAGTATAACTACTGTAGATAACTTTATTGTAAACAATATTACGGCACCATCAGGAGTTACTACATTAGCTTTCAGACATACAGGAAGCCCTGCATACTCTGTTCTTATTGATGATGTTGTTTATGAACTGGTTCCTTCATGTGATGCACCGACTGCATTAGCAGCGTCAGCGGTAACTTCAAACAGTGCCACCATATCCTGGACAGCTCCTTCTGCTGCTCCTGGTAGCGGATATCAGCTGTATTACAGTACATCTTCAACTGCTCCGACTGCTTCTACAACCCCAAGCATCTC
This genomic window contains:
- a CDS encoding fibronectin type III domain-containing protein, which codes for MKRILLMCLMWLASSMSAQITLGSGTNKGPAPVSTYYGYSYVQQIFPKSEINANAAGNITGLKFYLSSTATLTNSNAWVVYIGHTSKTSFTSTSDWVPVANLTKVFDGTVTNNAGVVEVTFTTPFAYNNVDNLVIAAEENQSGYDSNNSSEAMYVYASSANSTLYYRNDTTNPDPAGTLPAGTLYGSKSLVTLVGLTASATPSCPVVTAPAAAATGVSVTPTISWSSVNSATGYKLSVGTTAGGTDVLNNQDITSGTSYTFTTPLQYSKQYYYSVNAYSAGGTSAGCAQNSFTTANIPCPVVTAPALGAFGVSTTPTITWTAVTGATGYKLSVGTTSGGTNVLNNQDLGNVTSYTFSSALNAGTKYYYTLNSYNANSTSASCTERTFSTLCAAATTFSQNFDSITTPDWPMCWGKVGSTGSAYTQASTAISSPNNMYIYASSTTSLPVVSMPPVSTLQSGNYRLRFKARGNSTAGGKIEVGYLTNPADATTFVNLSTFTTTSITTVDNFIVNNITAPSGVTTLAFRHTGSPAYSVLIDDVVYELVPSCDAPTALAASAVTSNSATISWTAPSAAPGSGYQLYYSTSSTAPTASTTPSISSITSTSANLPATLSASTQYYVWVRSNCGSSQSAWSSVLTFTTECLPVSTLPWSENFDAMTNVGSNILPACWASTAGGYSSTENYTSATSAGNTYNNPKSAPNYVTIYYPTTNAAYLWTPKFALTAGQSYDFTFYWVGDGLTGWQGDVVVNGTQSPTGATSLSNFLTPTQTATGGSESTNYTKVKVTFVPTTTGNYTFGIKSLATTYVPYYLGFDDFSLMLSPSCTEPTALTASAVTTTGATVSWTAPATAPSGYQVYYSTSPTAPTATTTPSITGVSGMTTPLTNLTPGTTYYVWVRSNCGGSQSIWSSSLSFTTACVAATVPYTLNFDNVTVPSLPVCGSTVNAGSGKQWVTAAAPTDITGFNSNVLKYGYDTANAANAWFFTQGINLTAGTQYTISYKYGNNSIYYTEKMKVAYGTSPSVAGMTNALADYSSINDNTLHTESITFTPTASGTYYFGFNAYSDANQYNLYLDDISIINTALGTSEVAGNRNDIRVYPNPFTDVLHISDISKVKSASVTDIAGRLIKTIANPAEALNLSELNSGMYLITLDMKDGSKQTIKVIKK